A single genomic interval of Lathyrus oleraceus cultivar Zhongwan6 chromosome 7, CAAS_Psat_ZW6_1.0, whole genome shotgun sequence harbors:
- the LOC127101745 gene encoding uncharacterized protein LOC127101745 translates to METKMHDLVKEFVVTIPDGCDDVKSDDYRKVHIRGNVVTFYPTVINKFLGRTKEPHAELEVIDDQVCKEITAKQVRHWPNKGKLSAEKLNVKYAILHRIGTANWGPTNHTSTISTALEKFIYVIGTRREVDFGKYIFEQVLKQTFSTAVKMPIRFPSLIYGIILSQHPGILLPIDSVKKMDSPLSLHYKLFAITHVPNIVMTSSQETYKELKDSIRSSTATKNIIEKLMKALMEEEKKEAEQGGDDNEGTDVKDYAGGDDAETDEEKEV, encoded by the exons TCAAGGAGTTTGTGGTGACTATTCCTGATGGGTGTGATGATGTGAAAAGTGATGACTATAGGAAGGTGCATATTAGAGGAAATGTCGTGACATTTTATCCAACAGTGATCAACAAATTTCTGGGAAGAACAAAAGAACCTCATGCTGAACTAGAGGTTATAGATGACCAAGTGTGCAAGGAGATAACTGCCAAGCAGGTAAGACACTGGCCAAACAAAGGGAAGTTATCTGCTGAAAAGCTAAATGTCAAATATGCTATCCTTCATAGGATTGGGACTGCCAACTGGGGCCCCACTAATCACACCTCAACTATCTCTACTGCTCTTGAGAAGTTTATTTATGTTATTGGGACAAGAAGAGAGGTTGACTTTGGGAAGTACATCTTTGAACAAGTTTTAAAACAAACCTTCTCCACTGCTGTGAAAATGCCTATCCGTTTTCCATCTCTAATCTATGGGATAATCTTGAGCCAACATCCTGGTATTTTACTGCCTATTGATAGTGTGAAGAAAATGGATTCTCCTTTATCACTTCACTACAAACTTTTTGCTATAACACATGTCCCAaatattgtcatgacatcttcTCAG GAGACTTATAAAGAGTTGAAGGATTCCATCAGATCTAGCACTGCTACAAAGAACATAATTGAGAAATTGATGAAGGCTTTGATGGAAGAAGAGAAGAAGGAAGCTGAACAGGGTGGTGATGATAATGAAGGAACTGATGTTAAGGACTATGCTGGTGGGGATGATGCTGAAACTGATGAAGAGAAAGAAGTTTAA